A stretch of Phoenix dactylifera cultivar Barhee BC4 chromosome 16, palm_55x_up_171113_PBpolish2nd_filt_p, whole genome shotgun sequence DNA encodes these proteins:
- the LOC103719288 gene encoding mitochondrial import inner membrane translocase subunit TIM14-3-like — protein sequence MATPLVTGLSVAAAAMGGRCLIRAWQAFKARPAVPRARKFYPGGFEREMTRREAALILGVREHAALEKIKEAHRRLMLANHPDSRGSHYLASKINEAKDILIGKQKGGSSVF from the exons ATG GCAACTCCTCTAGTCACAGGATTGTCGGTTGCGGCGGCTGCGATGGGTGGTCGATGTTTGATCCGTGCATGGCAGGCGTTCAAAGCTCGCCCTGCTGTTCCCCGGGCTCGCAAGTTTTACCCTGGTGGATTCGAGAGGGAGATGACAAGGAGAGAAGCAGCCTTGATCCTTGGTGTCAG aGAGCATGCTGCATTGGAGAAGATCAAAGAGGCTCATAGGAGATTGATGCTAGCAAACCACCCTGACAGCAGAGGAAGTCATTATCTTGCTTCGAAGATTAATGAGGCGAAGGATATCTTGATTGGAAAACAAAAGGGTGGTTCATCTGTCTTTTAA
- the LOC103719287 gene encoding transcription factor JUNGBRUNNEN 1-like isoform X2, with protein MEEKMDSKSAGGEQEVVREEEDVVLPGFRFHPTDEELVGFYLRRKVEKKPLSIDMIKEIDIYKYDPWDLPTSTAGGEKEWYFFCLRGRKYRNSIRPNRVTGSGFWKATGIDRPIYSAGDAGECIGLKKSLVYYRGSAGKGTKTDWMMHEFRLPASGKNDDISPSAQEAEISTRYESVN; from the exons ATGGAGGAGAAGATGGACAGCAAGAGTGCCGGGGGTGAGCAAGAGGTAGTACGAGAAGAGGAGGATGTCGTGCTTCCAGGATTCCGGTTCCACCCCACTGATGAGGAGCTCGTTGGGTTTTATCTCCGTCGGAAGGTGGAGAAGAAGCCTCTCAGTATAGACATGATCAAGGAGATAGATATCTACAAGTATGATCCATGGGATCTTCCAA CTAGCACTGCCGGAGGGGAGAAGGAATGGTACTTCTTCTGTCTGAGGGGAAGGAAGTATAGGAACAGCATAAGGCCCAATAGGGTGACTGGTTCTGGGTTTTGGAAGGCGACCGGCATCGACAGGCCGATATACTCTGCAGGCGACGCTGGTGAATGCATCGGCCTGAAGAAGTCTTTGGTTTACTATAGAGGAAGTGCAGGAAAAGGCACCAAAACTGATTGGATGATGCATGAGTTCCGCCTTCCAGCTAGTGGCAAGAACGATGACATTTCTCCAAGCGCCCAGGAAGCT GAAATATCCACAAGATATGAAAGCGTCAACTAG
- the LOC103719302 gene encoding pentatricopeptide repeat-containing protein At5g66520-like, translating into MQSSHIQKPLTIAHLKPLSTLFKSTFASDPNPLPRFIPDHPILPLIESLHAHPHTDPRTLHAHAITSGLIRDPFAASRVIQLLLRPGPAADLRYATAVFNALHRPDVYTWNAMIAGHADRGLPDSAVAFYFCMRASRAPPNTYTFALLVKACIDGGNAGMLIGLGKEVHGQVLKCGVEDIIVVKNSLLNMYCAMGRLAEARLLFDRSRNLDLISWNTLISGYGKNGEMLTARELFERMPERSLVSWSAMIDGCVRNGDFSEALRLFDEMQAERMKPDVVTLVSVLKACAQLGVLDQGCRIHRYIDRSGLVREDNVILETALVDMYCKCGCIDEALKVFDKVRSGDVVSWNAMISGLAMHGHGERALELFGTMKERGIIPNESTFIAALCACTHAGMVEDGKKIFESMREYGVEPHREHYGCLADLLGRAGQVEEAEEVLLSMPMEPQASQWGALMSACRTHDKIEVGERVGKRLISLEPYDGGRYVLMANMYAVNGQWDDAGGMRRVMEEMGAKKETGCSFIE; encoded by the coding sequence ATGCAATCCTCCCACATCCAAAAACCCCTCACAATCGCCCACCTCAAACCCCTCTCCACCCTCTTCAAATCCACCTTCGCCTCCGACCCCAACCCCCTCCCAAGATTCATCCCAGACCACCCGATCCTCCCTCTCATTGAATCACTCCATGCCCACCCCCACACAGACCCCAGAACCCTCCACGCCCACGCCATCACCTCCGGTCTCATCCGCGACCCCTTCGCCGCCAGCCGTGTCATCCAACTCCTCCTCCGCCCCGGCCCCGCCGCCGACCTCCGTTACGCCACCGCGGTCTTCAATGCACTACACCGGCCCGATGTCTACACCTGGAACGCCATGATCGCCGGCCACGCCGACCGTGGCTTGCCCGACTCCGCCGTCGCCTTCTATTTCTGCATGCGGGCCAGCCGAGCCCCGCCGAACACCTACACCTTCGCCCTCCTTGTAAAGGCTTGCATTGATGGTGGTAATGCCGGAATGCTTATCGGCTTAGGAAAGGAAGTCCATGGCCAAGTTCTCAAGTGCGGAGTGGAGGACATAATTGTCGTTAAGAATTCTCTGTTGAATATGTACTGCGCCATGGGCCGCTTGGCAGAGGCTCGCCTCTTGTTTGATAGGAGCCGGAACTTGGATTTGATCTCCTGGAATACTTTGATCTCGGGCTATGGGAAGAACGGAGAAATGCTAACTGCAAGAGAGCTATTTGAAAGAATGCCTGAGAGAAGCTTGGTTTCTTGGAGCGCCATGATCGACGGATGTGTGAGGAATGGGGATTTCTCCGAGGCCTTGAGGTTGTTTGATGAGATGCAGGCTGAGAGGATGAAGCCTGATGTGGTGACTTTGGTCAGTGTTTTGAAGGCTTGCGCTCAGTTAGGCGTGCTCGATCAGGGGTGCAGGATCCACCGCTACATCGACAGGAGTGGTCTTGTGAGGGAGGACAATGTGATACTTGAGACTGCTCTAGTGGACATGTACTGCAAATGTGGGTGTATAGATGAAGCTTTGAAGGTATTTGATAAAGTCCGCAGCGGGGATGTTGTGTCATGGAATGCGATGATCAGCGGGCTTGCAATGCACGGCCATGGAGAGCGTGCGCTCGAGCTATTTGGGACGATGAAGGAGAGGGGGATAATACCAAATGAGTCGACGTTCATTGCAGCTCTGTGTGCATGCACCCATGCTGGAATGGTTGAGGATGGGAAGAAGATATTTGAGTCCATGAGAGAGTATGGTGTTGAGCCACACAGAGAGCACTATGGGTGCTTGGCTGATCTTTTAGGCCGAGCAGGTCAGGTGGAGGAGGCTGAAGAGGTCTTACTTAGCATGCCAATGGAGCCACAGGCATCGCAGTGGGGTGCACTGATGTCGGCATGTCGGACACACGATAAAATAGAGGTGGGGGAGCGAGTCGGGAAGCGTTTGATCTCTTTGGAACCATACGATGGAGGTCGGTATGTCTTAATGGCTAACATGTATGCAGTTAATGGTCAATGGGATGATGCAGGGGGCATGAGGAGGGTAATGGAAGAGATGGGGGCCAAGAAAGAGACGGGGTGTAGTTTCATAGAGTAG